One Thalassotalea atypica DNA window includes the following coding sequences:
- a CDS encoding S41 family peptidase has translation MKLSLSILLSMISLHCFGITDLEVKSWQDDLEFYSQHLSEKHIDLYHTISKQNFNKDISQLKSSLSSLTKNQLLVELMKLTHKIGDGHTSFPLWGAKLKSFPIQLKMIMGKLYVIKATKDFKHLLGARLEKINNKNADEIYRSFSQLTPFSENQYSTQVRAAQYIPKAELLNGLGIINDTFQARFTFIIGKELIEQQLTPSYSNEYTAELSYLNNSMFSIEEKLNEDLWFGSLNDKKVVYFKFRRYTSISKMESLGEDLLSFIKKNKSKKLIIDLRDNYGGDFFVGLKLAQLLVLADSIDWKSGVYVLIDNATFSAAMSNAAQFSQLLNAKLIGEPTGAKPSGYQDMGQFVLPNSNLEVTYSKRLYHFTSDIKDALYPDINIGVSIDDYISKQDPQLKWILNDIGLN, from the coding sequence GTGAAACTTTCCCTTTCAATTTTATTATCAATGATTTCTCTCCATTGTTTTGGCATTACGGATTTAGAGGTTAAAAGTTGGCAAGATGATCTTGAATTTTACTCTCAACACTTGTCTGAAAAACATATAGATCTATATCATACAATTTCTAAACAGAACTTTAATAAAGACATATCTCAACTTAAAAGCTCTTTATCTTCTTTAACAAAAAATCAGTTATTAGTTGAACTGATGAAGTTGACACACAAAATTGGTGATGGACATACATCATTTCCTTTATGGGGGGCTAAATTAAAAAGCTTTCCTATTCAGTTAAAAATGATCATGGGAAAGCTTTATGTAATTAAAGCTACCAAGGATTTTAAGCACCTCCTTGGAGCAAGACTTGAGAAAATTAACAATAAGAATGCAGACGAAATCTATCGTTCATTTTCTCAACTAACACCTTTTTCTGAAAATCAATACTCAACGCAAGTAAGAGCAGCGCAATATATCCCAAAAGCCGAGTTACTTAATGGGCTAGGAATCATTAACGATACATTTCAAGCTCGATTCACATTCATAATAGGCAAAGAGCTAATTGAACAACAATTAACACCTTCTTATTCAAATGAGTACACAGCCGAACTCTCATATCTAAACAATTCTATGTTTTCTATTGAGGAAAAATTAAACGAGGATCTTTGGTTTGGGTCGTTAAATGATAAGAAAGTAGTATATTTTAAATTTCGCCGTTACACATCAATTTCAAAAATGGAATCATTGGGCGAAGATTTATTGTCTTTCATTAAAAAAAACAAATCCAAAAAATTAATAATTGACCTTAGAGACAATTATGGTGGAGACTTTTTTGTAGGTTTAAAGTTGGCTCAACTTCTTGTGCTGGCTGACAGTATAGATTGGAAATCCGGAGTTTATGTTCTTATTGATAATGCCACTTTCTCTGCTGCAATGAGTAACGCAGCCCAGTTTTCACAATTACTGAACGCAAAATTAATTGGTGAGCCTACAGGTGCTAAACCTTCAGGGTATCAAGATATGGGGCAGTTTGTTCTACCTAATTCCAACCTAGAAGTGACATATTCAAAACGGTTGTATCATTTCACTAGTGATATTAAGGATGCGTTATACCCTGATATTAATATAGGGGTATCAATTGATGACTATATTTCAAAACAAGATCCTCAATTAAAATGGATATTAAATGATATAGGTTTGAATTAA
- a CDS encoding type II toxin-antitoxin system Phd/YefM family antitoxin, whose product MDSISVNQFRDNLKTYVEKTVSEHEPIKVNRRAGDAFIVMSAEDWEREQETLQVLQSNSLMQQIADSMKTHTKNKGYKPTQEQLDEITNL is encoded by the coding sequence ATGGATAGCATAAGTGTAAATCAATTTAGAGACAACTTAAAAACATACGTAGAGAAAACAGTTAGCGAACATGAACCTATAAAGGTTAATAGACGAGCTGGTGATGCTTTTATTGTAATGAGTGCTGAAGATTGGGAACGCGAGCAAGAAACTTTACAGGTTTTACAGAGCAATAGTTTGATGCAACAAATTGCTGATTCGATGAAAACACATACCAAAAATAAAGGCTATAAACCAACACAAGAGCAATTAGATGAGATCACTAACCTTTGA
- a CDS encoding site-specific integrase, with product MQFRRYAKRTIETYWYWIKAFINFNAKQRPNLLHDREVESILTYLITHINVTPKTQAVALNALVFMCRHILSNPLTLELTSTRLSADPETGEIRHIILIAPYYEKRLNRQVLYLV from the coding sequence ATGCAATTTAGAAGATACGCTAAACGAACTATTGAGACTTATTGGTATTGGATAAAAGCGTTTATTAACTTTAACGCGAAGCAGCGCCCTAATCTTTTACACGATCGAGAAGTGGAGAGTATTCTTACCTACCTAATAACACACATCAATGTTACACCTAAAACCCAAGCTGTAGCATTAAATGCGCTGGTTTTCATGTGTCGGCACATATTGAGCAACCCATTAACTTTGGAGTTAACGTCTACACGGTTAAGTGCTGATCCTGAAACAGGAGAGATCAGGCACATCATATTAATCGCACCGTATTACGAAAAGCGATTAAATAGGCAGGTATTGTATCTGGTGTAA
- the trpA gene encoding tryptophan synthase subunit alpha produces the protein MNEHNKPVGARYNQLFERLSAQNEGAFIPFVTIGDPNPEQSFEIIKTLIDNGADALELGIPFSDPSADGITIQDAGIRALSSNVNTDTCIEILRKVREYAPQIPIGLLLYGNLVFARGINNFYRDMNQAGVDSILIADVPIRESEPFKQAALANNIAPIFIAPPNASTETLKEVAAFSKGYTYVLSRAGVTGTETKANMPADSLINALNEYQAAPAILGFGISSPEQVKQAITSGAKGAISGSAVVKIIENNLSDNAAMLNVLGEFVRDMKGATK, from the coding sequence ATGAACGAACATAACAAACCAGTAGGCGCACGATACAACCAATTGTTTGAACGTTTGTCAGCGCAAAACGAAGGTGCTTTTATTCCTTTTGTTACCATTGGCGACCCTAACCCTGAGCAATCGTTCGAGATCATTAAAACCCTAATTGACAACGGCGCGGACGCACTTGAACTAGGTATTCCGTTTTCTGACCCAAGTGCTGACGGTATTACTATTCAAGATGCTGGCATTCGAGCATTAAGTTCAAACGTAAATACAGACACTTGTATTGAAATTTTAAGGAAGGTACGCGAATACGCACCGCAAATTCCTATTGGATTATTACTGTATGGCAACTTAGTATTTGCCCGAGGAATTAATAACTTTTACCGTGATATGAACCAAGCAGGTGTTGACTCCATTTTAATTGCCGATGTTCCTATTAGAGAAAGCGAACCGTTTAAACAAGCCGCGTTAGCAAACAATATTGCACCAATCTTTATTGCTCCGCCTAATGCCAGTACAGAGACATTAAAAGAAGTAGCCGCCTTTAGTAAAGGTTACACCTACGTACTTAGCCGCGCAGGTGTTACTGGCACAGAAACCAAAGCCAATATGCCAGCCGACAGTTTAATTAACGCGCTTAATGAATACCAAGCAGCCCCAGCGATATTGGGCTTTGGTATTTCATCTCCTGAACAAGTTAAGCAAGCCATAACAAGTGGCGCTAAAGGCGCAATTAGTGGCTCGGCTGTGGTTAAAATTATTGAAAATAATTTAAGCGATAACGCCGCTATGCTTAACGTTTTAGGCGAATTTGTGCGTGATATGAAAGGCGCAACAAAGTAG
- the trpB gene encoding tryptophan synthase subunit beta: MTLLNDNKDQNQTLAPYFGDFGGMFVSELLVPALEQLEQAFIDSQNDQAFLDEFNGLLTNYAGRPTPLTLCRNLSTNKKAKIYLKREDLLHGGAHKTNQVLGQALLAKRMGKTEIIAETGAGQHGVATAIACSLLGLKCRVYMGAKDCERQQPNVFRMKLMGATVIPVTAGSGTLKDAVNEALRDWSGNYEDAHYLLGTAAGPHPFPTIVREFQKMIGEEAKQQLLAEEGKLPDYVIACVGGGSNAIGMFNDFIKETDVKLIGVEAGGKGVDTDQHGATLSAGSKGMLHGNYTYIMQDKNGQIEESYSVSAGLDYPGVGPQHAFLKETGRAQYVPINDDEALEAFQALAMNEGIIPALESSHALAQAMKMADVVTEDTVFLVNLSGRGDKDLAHVHSILSPATSSSEGVS; this comes from the coding sequence ATGACACTTTTAAATGATAACAAGGATCAAAACCAAACACTTGCGCCCTATTTTGGCGACTTTGGTGGCATGTTCGTTAGCGAACTACTTGTGCCGGCGCTTGAGCAACTTGAACAAGCATTTATTGATTCACAAAACGACCAAGCTTTTTTAGATGAGTTCAACGGCCTTTTAACTAATTACGCCGGACGTCCTACACCACTGACTTTATGTAGAAATTTGTCTACAAACAAAAAAGCAAAAATTTACCTTAAACGTGAAGACTTATTGCACGGCGGTGCCCATAAAACTAACCAAGTGTTAGGACAAGCACTGTTAGCTAAACGTATGGGAAAAACCGAGATTATCGCTGAAACTGGTGCTGGTCAACACGGCGTAGCCACCGCTATTGCTTGTTCATTATTGGGCTTAAAATGTCGCGTTTACATGGGCGCAAAAGACTGTGAACGCCAACAACCTAATGTATTTCGTATGAAATTAATGGGCGCAACGGTAATTCCCGTCACCGCTGGTAGTGGCACACTTAAAGATGCAGTAAACGAAGCGTTAAGAGACTGGTCAGGTAATTATGAAGATGCACATTATTTACTAGGCACCGCCGCAGGCCCTCACCCGTTCCCTACCATCGTACGTGAATTTCAAAAAATGATCGGCGAAGAAGCCAAACAACAGCTACTTGCAGAGGAAGGGAAATTACCTGACTACGTAATTGCTTGTGTTGGTGGTGGCTCAAACGCTATTGGTATGTTTAATGACTTTATCAAGGAAACTGACGTCAAACTAATTGGCGTAGAAGCTGGTGGTAAAGGTGTTGATACAGACCAACATGGCGCAACTTTGTCAGCGGGTTCAAAAGGTATGTTACACGGTAACTACACCTACATTATGCAAGACAAGAACGGTCAAATTGAAGAATCATACTCTGTTTCAGCGGGGCTTGATTACCCTGGTGTTGGTCCACAACATGCGTTTTTAAAAGAAACTGGTCGCGCACAATATGTGCCTATTAACGACGATGAAGCATTAGAGGCATTCCAAGCATTGGCAATGAACGAAGGCATTATTCCGGCGTTAGAATCATCACACGCACTTGCTCAAGCTATGAAAATGGCTGATGTGGTCACTGAAGACACGGTTTTTTTAGTGAACTTATCTGGTCGAGGCGATAAAGACCTAGCCCACGTTCATTCTATTTTGTCCCCTGCAACTAGTTCATCAGAAGGAGTATCGTAA
- the trpCF gene encoding bifunctional indole-3-glycerol-phosphate synthase TrpC/phosphoribosylanthranilate isomerase TrpF — translation MAESVVASIKKLPNVLAKIVEDKVQTVAQHKQSLPLDSFINQLTPSTRCLYDALSQDNAGFILECKKASPSKGLIREDFNVEHIANTYDKYAAGISVLTDEKYFQGKYEYLETVSRLVNCPVLNKDFFIDTYQVHLARYYGADAILLMLSVLNDEQYTELANVAKTYDLSILTEVSNHEELERAITLDAKLIGINNRDLRDLSTDIARTFEFAPHIPDDRIVISESGIYTNAQVRELAPAVSGFLVGSSVMAENNIDLACRKLIFGHHKICGLTKPEHAKYAAQAGAVYGGLIFAEKSPRFVTKEQAIAITNSPANLNYVGVFVNHKIMDIVELATSLNLSAVQLHGQEDNDYVARLKAKLPTSVQIWKAASVDEQVPNLDLDVSHYVLDGKNAGSGQVFRWQHLHDTEQTLDRCFLAGGLSTENINEAINVLNQQELFGLDINSGVESNPGEKSSAKINEVFAQLRNY, via the coding sequence ATGGCAGAATCAGTCGTTGCTAGCATTAAAAAGTTACCGAATGTTTTAGCAAAAATTGTAGAAGATAAAGTGCAAACGGTTGCGCAGCATAAACAATCGCTGCCATTAGACAGCTTTATTAACCAACTTACGCCGTCGACAAGGTGCTTGTATGATGCGTTATCTCAAGACAATGCGGGCTTTATTTTAGAGTGTAAGAAGGCTTCTCCGTCAAAAGGCTTGATCAGAGAAGATTTTAACGTTGAACACATTGCTAACACTTACGATAAATACGCGGCAGGTATATCCGTACTTACCGACGAAAAGTACTTTCAGGGCAAATATGAATACCTAGAAACGGTCAGTAGATTAGTGAATTGTCCGGTGTTAAACAAAGACTTCTTCATTGACACTTACCAAGTGCACCTTGCCCGTTATTATGGCGCAGATGCTATTTTACTAATGCTAAGCGTGTTAAATGACGAGCAATATACTGAATTAGCTAATGTCGCAAAAACTTACGACTTATCAATTTTAACAGAAGTATCAAACCACGAAGAACTTGAACGGGCGATTACGCTAGACGCTAAATTAATTGGTATTAACAATCGCGACTTACGTGATTTATCAACCGACATTGCACGTACATTTGAATTTGCGCCACATATTCCTGATGACAGAATTGTTATTTCAGAGTCTGGTATATACACCAACGCACAAGTGCGAGAACTAGCGCCTGCGGTTAGTGGTTTTTTAGTTGGCAGTTCAGTGATGGCTGAAAATAATATTGATCTTGCTTGTCGCAAACTGATATTTGGCCACCACAAAATTTGTGGCTTAACCAAACCAGAACACGCTAAATACGCGGCGCAAGCGGGAGCAGTTTATGGTGGGCTTATTTTTGCAGAAAAATCGCCGCGTTTTGTCACCAAAGAACAAGCCATTGCTATAACCAACAGTCCAGCAAATCTAAACTATGTTGGTGTATTTGTTAACCATAAAATTATGGACATTGTTGAACTTGCCACCAGCCTTAATTTATCCGCGGTACAACTTCACGGACAAGAAGACAATGACTATGTGGCACGTTTAAAAGCGAAACTACCAACCTCGGTTCAAATATGGAAAGCGGCCAGCGTTGACGAGCAAGTACCAAACCTTGATTTAGACGTAAGCCATTACGTGCTTGATGGCAAAAATGCCGGTAGCGGCCAAGTGTTTCGATGGCAACATTTACATGACACAGAACAAACCTTAGATCGTTGCTTTCTTGCAGGCGGCTTAAGTACAGAAAACATAAATGAAGCCATTAACGTGCTTAATCAACAAGAATTATTCGGTCTTGATATCAACTCAGGTGTTGAATCAAACCCAGGTGAAAAATCGAGTGCAAAAATTAATGAAGTTTTTGCCCAACTACGGAATTATTAA
- the trpD gene encoding anthranilate phosphoribosyltransferase — translation MSNILDKLVSGTSLTQNETTEFFNHVMTGDIAPEYLASVLTALKIKGETSEEIAGAAVAVRQHATAFPELDFAVSDCVGTGGDGANTINISTTAAILAAACGLKMAKHGNRSVSSMSGSADLLEALGVNLTMSPDTAAKCLANANLCFLYAPAYHPGFKHAGPVRKAMGIRTLFNILGPLVNPASPETMLLGVYTPELIDVMAKALPLTGVKRGWVVHGSGLDEIALHGQTQVTEINRGQLTPKTICPADFGLESYTLEDIKGGTPQENAAFIQAILAGNGLQAHNAAVIINCAALLYLHEKTDNLKDAANIAAEVLASGKAAETLAELVLISNQQQEQGS, via the coding sequence ATGAGCAACATTCTAGATAAACTTGTTAGCGGCACGTCGTTAACTCAAAACGAAACAACCGAATTTTTTAACCACGTGATGACAGGTGATATTGCGCCTGAATATTTAGCCTCGGTATTAACCGCACTAAAAATTAAAGGTGAAACATCAGAAGAAATCGCAGGAGCCGCCGTTGCTGTGCGTCAACACGCAACAGCATTCCCAGAGTTAGATTTTGCCGTCTCTGATTGTGTAGGTACAGGTGGCGATGGCGCAAATACCATTAATATTTCAACAACCGCTGCTATTCTAGCCGCCGCTTGTGGCTTGAAAATGGCCAAACACGGCAACCGTAGTGTTTCGTCAATGTCAGGCTCTGCCGACTTACTTGAAGCGCTTGGTGTTAACTTAACCATGTCGCCAGATACGGCAGCGAAATGCTTGGCAAACGCCAATTTATGTTTTTTATATGCACCGGCGTATCACCCCGGCTTTAAACACGCAGGTCCGGTGCGAAAAGCCATGGGCATTCGCACCCTGTTTAATATTTTAGGCCCATTGGTCAACCCTGCTTCACCTGAAACCATGTTATTGGGTGTTTATACACCAGAGCTCATTGATGTGATGGCTAAAGCTTTGCCACTAACTGGTGTGAAACGCGGCTGGGTAGTCCATGGTAGTGGTTTAGACGAAATAGCACTGCATGGTCAAACCCAAGTAACTGAAATTAACAGAGGTCAATTGACCCCAAAAACCATATGCCCTGCTGATTTTGGCTTAGAAAGCTATACCCTTGAAGACATTAAAGGCGGTACACCTCAAGAGAACGCGGCCTTTATTCAAGCTATTTTAGCGGGCAACGGGCTACAGGCGCACAATGCAGCGGTTATTATTAACTGCGCAGCCCTACTCTACTTACATGAAAAAACAGACAACTTAAAAGATGCAGCAAACATTGCAGCAGAAGTGTTGGCCTCAGGTAAGGCGGCGGAAACACTTGCTGAACTAGTGTTAATATCAAACCAGCAACAAGAACAAGGCAGCTAA
- a CDS encoding aminodeoxychorismate/anthranilate synthase component II: MTGQTINSSLLNSNKPQIIMLDNFDSFTYNLVDEFYQLGFEPKVYRNTISADYIIEQLKLAGDNAMLVLSPGPGEPTDAGCLMTLIEKAVGQFPILGICLGHQALIQHYGGIIGRAPEIVHGKSSMMTHTAKGAFQAIQNPVPVARYHSLVATKMPEQLITTAQVEFSKESSLVMAVEHPQDAILGFQFHPESILTTYGSHLLKQAICHLLNTHKRNRNTNELKEETL, translated from the coding sequence ATGACTGGACAAACAATCAATTCAAGTTTGCTTAACAGCAATAAACCTCAAATTATCATGTTAGATAATTTTGACTCATTCACCTACAACCTTGTTGATGAATTTTATCAGCTAGGGTTTGAGCCAAAGGTCTACCGTAACACCATCAGCGCTGACTACATTATTGAACAACTTAAACTTGCGGGCGATAATGCCATGTTGGTGCTTTCGCCAGGACCTGGTGAACCAACAGACGCGGGCTGTTTAATGACGTTAATTGAAAAAGCCGTAGGACAATTCCCCATTTTAGGCATTTGTTTAGGTCATCAGGCACTCATTCAACATTACGGTGGTATTATCGGCCGCGCCCCAGAAATAGTGCACGGTAAATCATCGATGATGACGCACACGGCAAAAGGCGCTTTTCAAGCCATTCAAAACCCTGTGCCTGTTGCGCGCTATCATTCATTAGTGGCCACCAAAATGCCCGAACAACTCATTACCACAGCGCAAGTCGAATTTTCAAAAGAAAGTTCTTTAGTAATGGCAGTGGAGCATCCTCAAGATGCCATCTTAGGTTTTCAGTTTCACCCTGAGTCAATTTTAACGACCTATGGTAGCCATTTATTGAAACAAGCGATTTGCCATTTGCTTAACACCCATAAGCGCAATAGAAACACAAATGAGCTAAAGGAAGAGACATTATGA
- a CDS encoding anthranilate synthase component 1, with the protein MKTNINTEIGSVNTLFGSANYQKDPLAVYQRLCGDKNNSVLLESAEIDKKHQLKSLLLTDAAVKIVCCGNQVKMSALTLNGQAALAFAKTKLQDEAHIEATDLSLVATFSAVDSNLDENARLKATNVFEALRCFEAMSNEDHHPFAIFLGGAFAFDLMSVAETLPEVEDGDNTCPDFVFYLAETLVIIDHEKRASEIIGNVFSGPNQQKCYFEISRRLSNIKETLTTGISDSDNEVLINAPVKSTGDDKLINNVSVDISDQQFCAIVDDLKEHIRAGNIFQVVPSRTFSLACPDSVMAYKVLKQTNPSPYMFYLKDDDFVMFGASPESALKYQHSNRQVELYPIAGTRPRGFDSSGKLSLDLDSRIELELRQDQKELAEHTMLVDLARNDIARVSSPGTRHVAELLKVDRYSHVMHLVSRVCGELKPDLDALHAYQACMNMGTLSGAPKVKATQLIRQCEGKRRGSYGGAVGYITGNGDMDTCIVIRSAFVKHSIAHVQAGAGVVYDSNPQAEANETRQKAQAVLSAVQKANTLLGGNE; encoded by the coding sequence ATGAAAACGAACATAAACACAGAAATTGGCTCAGTAAATACGCTATTTGGCAGTGCAAACTATCAAAAAGATCCGCTCGCGGTTTATCAACGCCTGTGCGGTGACAAAAACAATAGTGTCTTATTAGAGTCCGCCGAAATAGATAAAAAGCATCAGTTGAAGAGCTTATTATTAACCGACGCAGCAGTAAAAATTGTATGTTGCGGTAATCAAGTCAAAATGAGCGCTTTAACACTAAACGGACAAGCTGCATTAGCTTTTGCCAAAACGAAACTTCAAGATGAAGCGCACATTGAAGCAACTGACCTTAGCTTAGTCGCGACATTCTCCGCCGTTGACAGTAATTTAGACGAAAACGCTCGCCTTAAAGCCACTAATGTCTTTGAAGCACTACGTTGCTTTGAAGCAATGAGCAATGAAGACCATCACCCGTTTGCGATATTTTTAGGTGGCGCTTTTGCTTTTGACTTAATGTCAGTTGCTGAAACATTACCCGAAGTAGAAGACGGTGATAACACTTGTCCTGACTTTGTTTTTTATCTGGCAGAAACGTTAGTGATTATCGACCACGAAAAGCGTGCTAGCGAAATTATTGGTAACGTATTTTCAGGACCAAACCAACAAAAATGTTATTTTGAAATCAGTCGACGCTTATCCAACATCAAAGAAACATTAACGACGGGTATTTCGGACAGCGATAATGAAGTCTTAATTAATGCACCAGTAAAAAGCACTGGCGATGATAAGCTCATCAATAATGTATCGGTGGATATTTCCGACCAGCAGTTTTGCGCCATTGTTGATGACTTAAAAGAACACATTCGTGCGGGTAACATTTTCCAAGTCGTACCATCTCGTACATTCTCACTGGCTTGCCCTGACTCTGTTATGGCTTACAAAGTGCTAAAACAGACAAACCCTAGTCCATACATGTTTTACTTAAAAGATGATGATTTTGTCATGTTTGGCGCTTCACCTGAGTCGGCTTTGAAATATCAACACTCAAATAGACAAGTAGAGCTTTACCCTATTGCTGGCACTCGTCCTCGCGGCTTTGACAGCTCAGGTAAACTCTCACTGGATTTAGACAGCCGCATTGAACTTGAGCTAAGACAAGACCAAAAAGAGCTTGCCGAGCACACCATGTTAGTTGATTTAGCCCGTAACGATATCGCTCGTGTTTCAAGCCCCGGCACAAGACACGTAGCGGAGCTTTTAAAAGTCGACCGTTACTCACATGTCATGCATTTAGTGTCACGCGTGTGCGGTGAATTAAAGCCTGATTTAGATGCCCTTCATGCCTACCAAGCTTGCATGAACATGGGCACACTTTCAGGTGCCCCGAAAGTTAAAGCAACGCAGCTGATCAGGCAATGTGAAGGGAAACGTCGCGGCAGTTACGGTGGCGCGGTTGGTTACATTACGGGCAATGGTGATATGGACACTTGTATTGTTATTCGCTCTGCGTTTGTGAAACACAGTATTGCTCACGTTCAAGCAGGCGCAGGCGTTGTTTACGATTCAAACCCGCAAGCAGAAGCCAACGAAACTCGTCAAAAAGCACAAGCAGTACTCTCCGCTGTTCAAAAAGCAAATACGTTGTTAGGAGGTAACGAGTAA
- the aroF gene encoding 3-deoxy-7-phosphoheptulonate synthase, which translates to MIIVLKPNASESDANEILDKIASLGLKPLYMPGVERTVLGALGDERVLRQLHLDSYPMVDQIKPVLSPYKLVSRELQAHDSTISIGGVKVGGGNFTVIAGPCSVESQEQLFSVAEMIKSHQVPLLRGGAYKPRTSPYSFQGLGEEGLKLLKAAKTQYQLPVVSEIIDPSDADLMSTYVDCFQIGARNMQNYRLLEAVGKQNKPVLLKRGMSATIEELLLAAEYIVDAGNPNVILCERGIRTFETATRNTLDLNAVAYLKEKTHLPVLVDPSHGTGVKSLINPLSRAAAAVGADGIIVEAHLNPKEALSDGHQALTADDFAQLMADIKPFITAAGKSL; encoded by the coding sequence ATGATTATTGTATTAAAACCAAACGCATCTGAAAGCGATGCTAACGAAATTCTAGATAAAATTGCCAGCCTTGGCTTAAAACCACTTTATATGCCCGGTGTAGAACGCACCGTATTAGGTGCACTCGGGGATGAACGTGTACTAAGACAACTGCACTTAGACAGCTACCCTATGGTTGACCAAATCAAGCCAGTATTAAGTCCCTATAAATTGGTAAGTCGCGAACTTCAAGCGCACGACTCGACTATTTCAATTGGTGGCGTTAAAGTTGGAGGTGGAAACTTCACCGTAATTGCTGGGCCTTGCTCAGTAGAAAGCCAAGAACAGCTATTCAGTGTCGCCGAAATGATCAAATCTCATCAAGTGCCATTATTACGAGGTGGTGCATACAAACCCCGCACCAGCCCATACAGTTTCCAAGGGTTAGGCGAGGAAGGATTAAAATTACTTAAAGCCGCGAAAACCCAATATCAGCTCCCCGTTGTGTCAGAAATTATCGACCCCAGTGATGCTGATTTAATGTCAACTTATGTTGATTGCTTTCAAATTGGCGCCAGAAACATGCAGAACTATCGTTTACTTGAAGCCGTTGGTAAACAAAATAAGCCTGTTTTACTTAAACGAGGCATGAGTGCCACCATTGAAGAATTATTGCTGGCGGCTGAATACATTGTCGATGCCGGCAACCCTAACGTTATTTTATGCGAACGTGGCATTCGCACGTTTGAAACCGCGACACGCAATACCCTTGATTTGAACGCCGTGGCTTACCTCAAAGAAAAGACACACTTACCCGTGTTAGTTGACCCATCTCACGGCACCGGCGTTAAATCGCTCATCAATCCACTTTCACGAGCAGCTGCTGCGGTGGGTGCTGACGGTATCATTGTCGAAGCGCATTTAAACCCTAAAGAAGCGCTATCTGATGGTCATCAAGCACTTACTGCCGATGACTTTGCCCAGTTAATGGCAGACATTAAACCTTTTATTACGGCGGCTGGTAAAAGCCTTTAA
- the rnm gene encoding RNase RNM — protein sequence MSTAVSDNINQKQTNKRFDLHSHTNLSDGKLSPKELIDRAENFQLDVLAITDHDTTAALDIANRYISETNKKIELVNGIEFSTSWRNFEIHIVGLNIDPDNESLQSLISNQQNAREQRAIAMGEKLAKCGFDNMLEKAKLLAGEGSITRAHFAQVLLNEGAVPKMQAAFDKYIGKGKRAFVKPTWCDISNAVDAIHQAGGVAVMAHPMRYDMTAKWLKRLLSDFKAAGGDGMEIVLPQMNPEQRRLMLSYCLEYELYASLGSDFHYPSKWSDLGRNLTLPDSCKPVWQLWQS from the coding sequence ATGTCAACTGCTGTTTCAGACAATATTAATCAAAAACAAACTAATAAGCGTTTCGACCTGCATAGCCATACTAATCTTTCTGATGGCAAATTATCTCCGAAAGAGCTGATAGACAGGGCGGAGAACTTCCAGCTTGATGTGCTGGCAATAACTGACCACGACACGACTGCGGCATTAGATATTGCCAATCGGTATATCAGTGAAACAAATAAAAAAATCGAATTGGTCAATGGTATTGAGTTTTCTACTAGTTGGAGGAACTTTGAAATTCATATTGTGGGTTTAAATATCGACCCTGATAATGAAAGCCTGCAATCACTGATAAGTAATCAGCAAAATGCGCGTGAACAGCGAGCAATAGCTATGGGCGAAAAATTAGCAAAGTGCGGTTTTGATAACATGCTAGAAAAAGCCAAGTTGCTTGCCGGTGAGGGTAGTATAACGCGAGCACATTTTGCCCAAGTATTATTGAATGAAGGGGCTGTGCCGAAAATGCAGGCAGCATTCGATAAATACATTGGCAAAGGTAAGCGTGCTTTTGTCAAACCTACATGGTGTGATATTTCTAACGCGGTTGATGCTATTCATCAAGCGGGCGGCGTTGCAGTAATGGCGCACCCCATGCGATACGACATGACCGCTAAATGGTTAAAACGCCTGTTGAGTGATTTTAAAGCCGCTGGCGGTGACGGCATGGAAATCGTATTGCCGCAAATGAACCCCGAACAAAGACGACTTATGCTAAGTTATTGTCTAGAATATGAATTGTATGCGTCGCTTGGTTCAGATTTTCACTACCCAAGTAAATGGAGTGATCTTGGACGCAATTTAACTTTACCTGATAGCTGCAAGCCTGTGTGGCAGTTATGGCAATCATAG